One Photobacterium sp. TY1-4 genomic window carries:
- a CDS encoding ABC transporter substrate-binding protein: protein MTRTPLRLCTLIGAALLSNTALADSRPDLTVAVTKNPSRLDPMAENSNVNARVIKNVLETLIYTDSKHGGALKPGLAKSWQRIDDQTLEIQLRENVTCHNGEAFTAEDVAFSLGPQRFMGEQAPGWGIARQYLGGLESVEVMDDHKVQLRFSQADPLLELRFANWMSEMICKDAFLAAGSWENWLKQPVGTGPYRVAEVKHGDSIKLDTFEQYWGEQAPAKSVTFKVVPEIASRIAGLKTGEYQLATELTPDQFKQLEKDAKTDIVGGPIRNIRVIIFDENHPQLKNPKMRQALSYAIDRQLIVDALYGGRASVPNGLQMKVFGDLYIDDHQGTTYNPNKARQLLKEAGYKGEPISYRYLQDYYTGEVNTAQILADMWRQVGINVKLELVENWGQIEDNAEGRGIFNWSNSAEYPDPLGQIYRLYGPEGWFQRNHTYQSQAFNLWGEQLKSTDKAKRTEAMREMLDIYERQDPPGTYLHTLPMFYGVSSKLDWTPTDSGFMDLSSRMLKFKG from the coding sequence ATGACTCGTACTCCACTTCGGCTTTGCACTTTGATCGGTGCCGCTCTGCTCAGCAACACTGCCCTGGCAGACAGCCGCCCGGATCTGACGGTTGCCGTGACGAAAAACCCGTCCCGTCTCGACCCGATGGCCGAGAACAGCAACGTCAATGCCCGGGTGATCAAAAATGTCCTGGAAACCCTGATCTACACCGACAGCAAACATGGCGGTGCGCTGAAGCCGGGTCTGGCAAAAAGCTGGCAGCGGATTGATGATCAGACCCTGGAAATTCAGCTGAGAGAAAATGTCACCTGCCATAACGGTGAAGCGTTCACCGCCGAAGATGTCGCGTTCAGCCTAGGCCCGCAGCGTTTCATGGGCGAGCAGGCACCGGGTTGGGGCATTGCCCGCCAGTACCTGGGCGGTCTGGAAAGCGTCGAGGTGATGGATGATCACAAGGTACAGCTGCGCTTCAGTCAGGCCGATCCATTGCTGGAGCTGCGCTTTGCCAACTGGATGAGTGAGATGATCTGTAAGGATGCCTTCCTTGCTGCCGGCAGTTGGGAAAACTGGCTCAAGCAACCCGTGGGAACCGGTCCTTACCGGGTGGCCGAGGTCAAGCACGGCGACTCGATCAAGCTCGATACCTTTGAGCAATACTGGGGGGAGCAGGCACCGGCGAAGTCAGTCACCTTCAAAGTAGTGCCTGAAATTGCCAGCCGGATCGCCGGTCTGAAAACCGGCGAATACCAGCTTGCAACTGAGCTGACACCGGATCAGTTCAAACAGCTGGAAAAAGATGCCAAGACGGACATTGTCGGCGGCCCGATCCGCAACATCCGGGTGATCATTTTCGACGAGAATCACCCGCAACTGAAAAACCCGAAAATGCGCCAGGCCCTGAGCTATGCCATCGACCGCCAGCTGATTGTCGACGCGCTCTACGGCGGCCGAGCCAGTGTCCCGAACGGCCTGCAAATGAAAGTGTTTGGCGATTTGTATATCGATGACCATCAAGGCACGACCTACAACCCGAACAAAGCACGCCAGCTGCTCAAAGAAGCCGGTTACAAAGGCGAGCCGATTTCCTACCGCTACCTGCAGGATTACTACACCGGAGAGGTGAATACCGCCCAGATCCTGGCCGATATGTGGCGTCAGGTCGGGATCAACGTGAAGCTCGAATTGGTGGAAAACTGGGGACAGATTGAAGATAACGCCGAGGGGCGCGGTATTTTCAACTGGTCCAACAGTGCCGAGTACCCGGATCCTTTGGGTCAAATCTATCGCCTGTACGGCCCTGAAGGCTGGTTCCAGCGCAACCACACTTACCAGAGCCAGGCATTCAACCTGTGGGGCGAACAGCTCAAGAGCACAGACAAAGCCAAACGCACCGAAGCAATGCGCGAGATGCTGGACATTTACGAGCGTCAGGATCCGCCGGGCACCTACCTGCATACCCTGCCGATGTTCTACGGCGTCAGCAGCAAGCTCGACTGGACCCCGACGGACAGCGGATTTATGGATTTGAGCAGCCGCATGCTCAAGTTCAAAGGCTAA
- a CDS encoding ABC transporter permease translates to MNLFYVLQKLARALLTVFLIVTTVFVVLRLSGDPAIYVLGLDADPQAIIEFRQRWGLDQPIAIQYLQFLSNCLQGDFGYSYFEERDAMEAVLDRLPQTLLLMGVTGVCTLLIGIPAGIYAALHRNSWIDRMTMLLSVAGFSLPNFVLGILLILLFSVTWQLLPTGGSGTWQHLVMPVLTMTVAEAAVFARFTRSAMLEVLHQPYMRTAQAKGLRWHQAVRRHALPNAAIPLITIVGFFAGTLIAGGVVTESVFAWPGLGRLLVTSVASRDLAVVQIIVMLIACSMVLTNLIIDFLYGWLDPRVASLRSGE, encoded by the coding sequence ATGAATCTATTCTATGTGTTACAAAAGCTGGCCCGGGCGCTGCTGACCGTTTTTCTGATCGTCACGACCGTGTTTGTCGTACTGCGCCTGTCCGGCGATCCGGCCATTTATGTCCTGGGGCTGGATGCCGATCCGCAAGCGATTATTGAGTTTCGCCAGCGTTGGGGACTGGATCAGCCGATTGCGATTCAGTACCTGCAATTTCTCAGCAACTGTCTGCAAGGCGACTTCGGCTACTCCTATTTTGAAGAGCGGGATGCGATGGAAGCCGTGCTCGACAGGCTGCCGCAGACCCTGTTGCTGATGGGCGTCACCGGGGTGTGCACTCTGCTGATCGGGATCCCGGCCGGGATCTATGCCGCCCTACACCGCAACAGCTGGATTGACCGCATGACCATGCTGCTTTCAGTGGCAGGGTTCAGCCTGCCGAATTTCGTGCTGGGAATTTTGCTGATCCTTCTGTTCTCCGTAACCTGGCAACTACTGCCGACCGGCGGCAGCGGTACCTGGCAGCACCTGGTGATGCCGGTGCTGACCATGACCGTGGCTGAAGCGGCCGTGTTTGCCCGCTTCACCCGCTCAGCAATGCTGGAAGTGCTTCACCAGCCCTACATGCGTACCGCCCAAGCCAAAGGGCTGCGCTGGCACCAGGCCGTGCGCCGCCATGCCCTGCCAAACGCTGCCATTCCGCTGATCACGATTGTCGGCTTTTTCGCCGGGACCCTGATTGCCGGCGGTGTGGTGACGGAAAGCGTGTTCGCCTGGCCGGGCCTGGGCCGGTTGCTGGTCACCTCAGTCGCTTCCCGCGATCTGGCCGTGGTGCAGATCATCGTGATGCTGATTGCCTGCTCCATGGTTCTGACCAACCTCATTATTGATTTCCTGTACGGCTGGCTTGACCCGCGCGTCGCCAGCCTGAGATCCGGAGAATAA
- a CDS encoding ABC transporter permease, with translation MTTLTTPPEMKTANEANPASETQVTQAKRKFRLPLLLWLSIGWLALMLLIALTGDLWNPYDYQAIDLRARLQPPVWLEDGSWSHLLGTDQLGRDVLSRLISSIQISLLVALLGTLIGAFIGTLIGLLAAHFRGWVDDLVMVAIDYQAALPFMILALAVVAFFSNSLTLFILLMGIYGWERYARITRGLALSSIKHGYAVAVRTLGASPWRIYSRHILPNIANALIVNMTLNFPQTIMLETSLSFLGLGIQPPMTSLGNMVGFGRDYMLDAWWLATLPALVIVLTTLAFALLGDWVRDKLDPSSR, from the coding sequence ATGACGACGCTGACAACTCCCCCTGAAATGAAAACGGCAAATGAGGCCAATCCGGCATCCGAAACGCAAGTAACACAAGCGAAACGAAAATTCCGCTTACCCTTGCTGCTCTGGCTCTCCATCGGCTGGCTGGCTCTGATGCTCCTAATCGCCCTCACCGGTGATCTCTGGAACCCTTATGACTATCAGGCGATTGACCTGCGAGCCCGCTTGCAGCCACCAGTATGGCTGGAAGATGGCAGCTGGAGCCACCTGCTCGGCACCGATCAACTGGGCCGCGACGTGCTGAGTCGTTTAATCAGCTCCATTCAGATCAGTCTGCTGGTCGCCCTGCTGGGCACCCTCATCGGCGCCTTCATCGGTACCCTGATCGGCCTGCTGGCCGCCCATTTTCGAGGCTGGGTTGACGATTTGGTGATGGTGGCAATCGATTATCAGGCCGCGCTACCGTTTATGATCCTGGCTCTGGCCGTGGTGGCGTTTTTCAGCAATAGCCTGACCTTGTTTATTCTGCTGATGGGCATATACGGCTGGGAGCGCTATGCCCGGATCACCCGCGGCCTGGCACTGTCGTCTATCAAACATGGTTATGCCGTGGCAGTGCGCACGCTCGGCGCCTCGCCGTGGCGGATTTACAGCCGACATATTCTGCCGAATATTGCCAATGCGCTGATCGTCAATATGACGCTGAATTTCCCCCAGACCATCATGCTGGAAACTTCGCTCAGCTTCCTCGGCCTGGGCATTCAACCACCCATGACCAGCCTCGGCAATATGGTTGGCTTTGGCCGCGACTATATGCTCGATGCCTGGTGGCTGGCGACCCTGCCGGCACTGGTGATTGTCTTGACCACTCTGGCTTTTGCCCTGCTGGGCGACTGGGTCCGGGATAAGTTGGATCCATCAAGTAGGTAA
- a CDS encoding GntR family transcriptional regulator, giving the protein MAQENKMTSASLAKLVLKKALQDGRWKAGEKLPAERELCDKLEVKRMSLRQALLALENEGAIFRIDRKGWFVSQARFVYDPLGHVSFMKAARGQGEASWADLEQQVIEADADQAAEFGIPVGSPLLRVYGWGAFNGHKIFVHDVLINCLAAPSYPEKLAGGSFTKVWEQEFDIQPQLADLIIRPVRLEGQPQHLLGCTSGAPGLYLKRVKTDGNQQIIQIDREFWRFEALELRFTPEKHT; this is encoded by the coding sequence ATGGCACAAGAAAACAAGATGACATCGGCCAGCCTGGCAAAGCTGGTGCTGAAAAAGGCACTGCAAGACGGGCGCTGGAAAGCCGGTGAGAAGCTGCCGGCTGAGCGCGAATTATGCGACAAGCTTGAGGTGAAGCGCATGTCGCTGCGTCAGGCGCTGCTTGCGTTGGAAAATGAAGGTGCGATCTTCCGGATTGACCGCAAAGGCTGGTTTGTCTCCCAGGCCAGGTTTGTCTATGACCCGCTGGGCCATGTCAGCTTTATGAAAGCCGCCCGGGGACAGGGCGAAGCCAGCTGGGCCGATCTGGAGCAGCAGGTGATTGAGGCCGATGCCGATCAGGCTGCTGAGTTCGGGATCCCTGTCGGCTCGCCCCTGCTGCGGGTTTACGGCTGGGGCGCGTTCAACGGCCACAAAATATTCGTCCACGATGTGCTGATTAACTGTCTTGCCGCACCGAGCTATCCGGAAAAGCTGGCGGGCGGCTCGTTTACCAAGGTTTGGGAGCAGGAGTTTGACATTCAGCCGCAACTGGCTGATTTGATAATCCGCCCGGTTCGTCTGGAAGGCCAGCCACAGCATTTGCTCGGTTGTACCAGCGGCGCGCCCGGTCTGTATCTCAAGCGGGTCAAGACCGACGGCAATCAGCAAATCATTCAGATTGATCGCGAATTCTGGCGATTTGAGGCGCTGGAATTACGATTTACCCCGGAGAAACACACATGA
- a CDS encoding sugar phosphate isomerase/epimerase family protein yields the protein MNPDHQSDHTLPTLSALQAQRLIERLDDIPLYAHAYSFHLNFRYHRVGVDDLLQFSHDNGLKGIKVHLDDGEQLSLRHQSDAQLAQLKVLALALKQDIHLEISATDIPELSEAVRIGRQLGATSIRCYPRYAGRVSEIIDWTIRDLSQLSQLDPQGQFRFTVEQHEDLTGKELARIIEAVDNPNLHLLFDFCNMFNAYEMPLDALRDMAPHITDVHIKDAVRVIEQGGWGQKGCRSGEGEIPQARLLLELLLLGKAQPQVVAFGLEEEVDFYAPPMRVAGEPDDPQIPYREASMTEIAPETSLDQLLAREQQDARDQLSHVMNLLAQIRQHAQSFL from the coding sequence ATGAATCCCGATCACCAGTCCGATCATACCTTACCAACTCTCAGTGCCCTTCAAGCGCAGCGATTGATCGAACGGCTTGATGATATTCCGCTGTATGCACATGCTTACAGCTTTCATTTGAATTTTCGTTATCACCGGGTCGGCGTTGATGACCTGTTGCAGTTCAGCCACGACAACGGCCTGAAGGGGATCAAGGTTCATCTTGATGACGGCGAACAGCTCAGCCTGCGCCACCAGAGTGATGCGCAGCTGGCACAACTGAAGGTGTTGGCTCTGGCGCTGAAGCAGGACATTCACCTGGAGATCAGTGCGACGGATATCCCGGAATTGTCCGAAGCGGTGCGGATTGGCCGCCAGCTCGGGGCAACCTCAATTCGCTGTTATCCGCGCTACGCCGGCAGGGTGTCGGAGATTATCGACTGGACGATTCGCGATTTGAGCCAGCTGAGCCAACTCGACCCGCAAGGGCAGTTCCGCTTCACTGTGGAGCAGCACGAAGATCTGACCGGCAAGGAGTTGGCCCGGATCATCGAAGCGGTAGACAACCCGAATCTGCATTTGCTGTTTGATTTTTGCAACATGTTCAATGCTTATGAGATGCCGCTTGATGCACTACGGGATATGGCGCCGCATATCACCGACGTTCACATCAAAGATGCGGTTCGAGTGATTGAGCAGGGCGGCTGGGGACAAAAGGGCTGCCGGAGCGGTGAAGGAGAGATCCCTCAGGCGCGGTTGCTGCTGGAATTGCTGCTGCTCGGTAAGGCGCAGCCGCAGGTTGTGGCTTTTGGTCTGGAAGAAGAAGTCGATTTCTATGCGCCGCCGATGCGAGTGGCCGGGGAGCCGGATGATCCGCAGATCCCATACCGGGAAGCCAGCATGACGGAGATTGCCCCGGAGACCAGTCTTGACCAGTTGCTGGCCCGGGAGCAGCAAGATGCCCGTGACCAGTTGAGCCATGTAATGAATTTGCTGGCTCAGATCCGCCAGCACGCCCAGTCGTTTTTGTAA
- a CDS encoding ABC transporter ATP-binding protein, whose translation MQPLLDARDLQVSFTTAQGTVPVVRGVDLQIGAGEIVGLVGESGSGKSVTCMAALGLLDDNAQVKGQIHWDGRRLTTRDDRAMSRLRGHDMAMIFQDPMSTLNPVQTIGIQLYESIQINSPKRLGRTALKVRALELLRDVGVPAPEQRLKAYPHQLSGGLNQRVVIAMMLAGNPRILIADEPTTALDVTVQAQIIRLLRRLRDERGMSIILVTHDLGVVAETCDRVVVMYAGQIVERGPVNAVFRHPRHPYTRGLLASLPRIDGNCDALTPIPGVVPQPHQLNGGCAFAPRCPKAAGCSHQTAPKIQAGSQTPGSPRAPGETQQLQRNMAHQYACFHPYPMNTTEEQHS comes from the coding sequence ATGCAACCTTTGTTAGATGCCCGTGACCTTCAGGTCTCGTTTACCACAGCGCAAGGCACCGTGCCCGTGGTGCGGGGCGTAGATTTGCAGATCGGAGCCGGCGAGATCGTCGGGCTGGTCGGTGAAAGCGGCAGCGGCAAAAGCGTGACCTGTATGGCTGCCCTGGGCCTGCTGGATGACAATGCTCAGGTCAAAGGCCAGATCCACTGGGACGGCCGGAGACTGACCACCCGGGATGATCGGGCCATGAGCCGATTGCGCGGCCACGACATGGCGATGATCTTCCAGGATCCGATGAGTACCTTAAATCCGGTCCAGACCATCGGCATACAGCTCTATGAGTCGATCCAGATCAACAGCCCCAAGCGACTGGGCCGTACCGCGTTGAAAGTGCGCGCCCTGGAATTGCTGCGCGATGTCGGCGTGCCGGCACCGGAGCAACGGCTCAAGGCCTATCCCCACCAACTGTCCGGCGGTCTGAACCAGCGGGTGGTGATTGCCATGATGCTGGCGGGCAACCCACGGATACTGATCGCCGATGAGCCGACAACCGCGCTGGATGTCACCGTGCAGGCGCAAATCATCCGGCTGCTGCGTCGCCTGCGTGACGAGCGCGGCATGAGCATCATCCTGGTCACCCATGATCTGGGCGTGGTGGCAGAGACCTGCGATCGGGTCGTGGTGATGTACGCCGGACAAATTGTCGAACGCGGGCCGGTGAACGCCGTTTTCCGCCATCCGCGTCATCCCTATACCCGTGGGTTACTGGCCTCCCTGCCGCGGATCGACGGCAACTGCGATGCCCTGACGCCGATCCCCGGGGTGGTGCCGCAGCCGCACCAGCTGAACGGCGGCTGCGCGTTCGCGCCACGGTGTCCGAAAGCGGCGGGCTGTTCGCACCAGACCGCTCCCAAAATTCAGGCTGGCTCGCAAACCCCGGGCAGCCCGCGAGCACCGGGCGAGACCCAACAGCTGCAACGCAACATGGCGCATCAGTATGCCTGTTTCCACCCATATCCGATGAATACAACCGAAGAGCAGCACTCATGA
- a CDS encoding VOC family protein: MDLPLTQGVHHIGLAVSHLEESARFFTSLLGWKEIKRRDDYPAIFVSDGAIMLTLWATQTDNPTSFDRKTNVGLHHLAIRVDSKASLFEVYDRLASNGIEIEFDPELIREGPAMHMMCYDPSGLRIEFHWTGV; the protein is encoded by the coding sequence ATGGATTTGCCGTTAACGCAAGGGGTTCATCACATCGGCCTGGCCGTCTCGCATCTGGAAGAAAGCGCGCGTTTTTTCACATCTCTCTTGGGATGGAAGGAAATCAAGCGGCGGGATGATTATCCGGCGATCTTCGTCAGCGATGGTGCAATCATGCTGACCTTGTGGGCGACACAAACGGACAACCCGACGTCGTTTGATCGTAAAACCAACGTCGGCCTGCATCACCTGGCGATCCGGGTCGACAGCAAAGCTTCGTTGTTTGAAGTCTATGACAGACTCGCCTCGAACGGGATTGAGATCGAGTTCGATCCCGAGCTGATCCGCGAAGGCCCGGCAATGCACATGATGTGCTACGACCCGAGCGGCCTGCGCATTGAGTTCCACTGGACCGGGGTTTAA
- a CDS encoding inositol monophosphatase family protein codes for MNEMNPIQLPPTAVSLAQQMADEARTIIHHYFRTRPEVDAKADQSPVTIADRKIELMMRQWIEKVFPEHGIKGEEFSHRNPDADWCWHLDPIDGTKSFLSGSLCFGTQIALSYCEQPILGLIDQPITKERWLASNAQETQFNETPVLTSACVELANAVMYTSDPACFSQEQMARFSQLQQAVNLVRYSHDCYAAGLLALGQIDLLVEANIYPYDIAAQIPVIEGAGGIVTDWHGRQPRLEGQVNIVAAATRELHSKALALLQR; via the coding sequence ATGAACGAAATGAATCCAATCCAGCTGCCGCCAACGGCGGTTTCGCTGGCCCAGCAGATGGCTGATGAAGCCCGAACCATCATACACCATTATTTCCGCACCCGGCCTGAAGTGGATGCCAAAGCCGATCAGAGCCCAGTGACAATTGCCGATCGCAAGATTGAACTGATGATGCGCCAGTGGATTGAAAAAGTTTTCCCTGAGCACGGGATCAAAGGCGAAGAATTTAGCCATCGTAATCCGGATGCAGATTGGTGCTGGCATTTAGATCCGATCGACGGTACCAAGTCTTTCCTCTCTGGCTCTTTGTGTTTCGGGACGCAAATCGCCCTGAGTTACTGTGAGCAGCCGATCCTCGGTCTGATTGACCAACCGATCACCAAAGAGCGCTGGCTTGCCAGCAACGCGCAGGAAACCCAGTTCAATGAAACGCCGGTTTTGACTTCTGCTTGTGTTGAACTGGCCAATGCCGTGATGTATACCTCGGATCCGGCCTGTTTTAGCCAGGAACAGATGGCACGTTTCAGCCAACTCCAACAAGCAGTGAATCTGGTTCGATACTCCCATGACTGTTACGCCGCCGGTCTGCTGGCGTTGGGCCAGATCGACCTGCTGGTGGAAGCTAATATCTACCCTTATGATATTGCAGCCCAGATCCCGGTGATTGAAGGGGCCGGTGGCATTGTGACCGACTGGCACGGGCGACAGCCAAGGCTGGAAGGGCAGGTTAACATTGTGGCTGCAGCGACTCGTGAACTCCATTCAAAAGCATTAGCGCTATTGCAAAGGTAG
- a CDS encoding ABC transporter ATP-binding protein, with protein sequence MSSKSDTPLLQVRNLRCAFKNRKRNGLFGPRSLIHAVNGVNFDVYPGEVLGIVGESGCGKSTTAKLILNMATASEGSVIYRGQSLRELDDAEWKPLRQQMQYVFQDPLGALDPRMTVLDQVIEPLVIHNMHAPQARRQMAEALLHSVGLQSNQLGKYPHELSGGQRQRVVLARALILKPALLICDEPISALDVSIQAQIVNLLQDLRRQMGLTLLFISHDLSVVRHLCDRVAVMYLGQIVEIGPADQLFSNPRHPYTQALISAIPKPVPGNRADSPVLTGEPPNPANPPTGCRFHPRCHFATARCRTTGPELQTDRQGYGVACFEVQHAAKGAA encoded by the coding sequence ATGAGCTCGAAAAGTGACACCCCTTTGCTGCAAGTTCGCAATTTGCGATGTGCATTTAAAAACCGAAAACGAAATGGCCTGTTCGGCCCGCGTTCACTGATCCATGCCGTCAACGGCGTCAATTTTGATGTCTATCCCGGTGAAGTGCTGGGCATCGTCGGCGAAAGCGGCTGCGGTAAATCAACCACGGCCAAGCTGATCCTGAATATGGCCACAGCCAGTGAAGGCTCGGTGATCTATCGCGGCCAGTCGCTGCGTGAACTGGACGATGCCGAATGGAAACCACTGCGCCAGCAGATGCAGTATGTATTTCAGGATCCGCTCGGCGCCCTGGATCCCCGGATGACCGTTCTGGATCAGGTGATAGAGCCGCTGGTGATCCACAACATGCACGCACCGCAGGCACGCCGCCAGATGGCCGAAGCGCTGCTCCACAGTGTGGGCCTGCAATCGAACCAGCTCGGCAAATACCCGCATGAGCTGAGCGGCGGCCAGCGCCAGCGGGTGGTACTGGCCCGGGCACTAATTTTAAAACCGGCGCTGCTGATTTGTGACGAGCCGATCTCGGCACTGGATGTCTCGATTCAGGCCCAAATTGTCAATTTGCTCCAGGATCTGCGCCGCCAGATGGGGCTGACCCTCCTGTTCATCAGTCACGATCTGTCGGTGGTCCGCCATCTCTGTGATCGGGTGGCGGTGATGTACCTGGGGCAAATTGTCGAGATCGGCCCGGCCGATCAGCTGTTCAGCAACCCTCGTCATCCATACACCCAGGCACTGATTTCGGCCATCCCCAAACCGGTGCCCGGCAACCGAGCGGACAGCCCGGTGCTCACCGGCGAGCCGCCAAATCCGGCGAACCCGCCGACCGGGTGTCGCTTTCATCCGCGCTGCCATTTCGCAACAGCGCGCTGCCGGACAACAGGACCTGAGTTGCAAACAGACCGCCAGGGCTATGGCGTGGCCTGTTTTGAAGTCCAACACGCTGCAAAAGGAGCAGCCTGA